A genomic segment from Gossypium hirsutum isolate 1008001.06 chromosome D04, Gossypium_hirsutum_v2.1, whole genome shotgun sequence encodes:
- the LOC107899384 gene encoding serine carboxypeptidase II-2, translated as MADTRWGFGLMTFFTFISFYLSLGSCLIEASLEDSIAQQKLDKVHNLPGQSFTVDFAHYAGYVTVNEHSGRALFYWFFEAAKDPDSKPLLLWLNGGPGCSSVAYGEAEEIGPFHIRPDGKTVYLNPYSWNQVANILFLESPVGVGFSYSNTSSDLLNNGDKRTAKDSLTFLLKWLERFPQYKERDFYIAGESYAGHYVPQLSQAIVRYNKATNGKAINLKGYMVGNALTDDYHDHLGQFQFMWSAGLISDETYKLLNVLCDFESFIHFSSACNEMMDVASEEMGNIDPYSIFTPSCSANASQTKWLLKRRHMVSQLSEKYDPCTEKHSEVYFNLPEVQKSLHVLPEAAPSKWETCSDIVNTNWKDSPITMLDVYRELIREGLRIWIFSGDTDAVIPITSTRYSIDALKLATVKPWHAWYDDGQVGGWTQEYEGLKFVSVRGAGHEVPLHRPKQALALFKAFLSGTSMPAPASASAPAHAHASQLLISDS; from the exons ATGGCAGATACAAGATGGGGTTTTGGTCTTATGACCTTCTTTACCTTTATCAGCTTCTATCTCTCCCTGGGTAGTTGTTTAATTGAAGCTTCCTTGGAAGACTCAATTGCCCAGCAAAAACTTGATAAAGTTCATAACCTTCCGGGGCAGAGTTTCACTGTGGACTTTGCACACTACGCTGGTTATGTTACTGTCAATGAACACTCAGGGAGAGCTCTCTTTTATTGGTTCTTCGAAGCTGCTAAGGATCCTGATTCCAAGCCACTTTTACTTTGGCTCAATGGAG GACCCGGATGTTCATCAGTTGCTTATGGTGAAGCAGAGGAAATAGGTCCATTTCACATTAGGCCGGATGGAAAGACCGTTTACTTGAACCCTTACTCTTGGAATCAAG TTGCCAACATTTTATTTCTTGAGTCTCCTGTTGGAGTTGgtttttcatattcaaatacttcctCTGATTTGCTTAACAATGGTGATAAAAGAACTG CCAAGGATTCACTGACGTTTTTGCTAAAGTGGCTTGAGCGCTTTCCTCAGTATAAAGAAAGGGATTTCTACATTGCCGGAGAGAGTTATGCTG GGCATTATGTTCCACAGCTAAGCCAAGCCATTGTAAGATACAACAAGGCAACCAATGGAAAAGCAATTAACCTAAAGGGATATATG GTTGGAAATGCTCTAACTGATGATTATCATGACCATTTGGGGCAATTTCAATTTATGTGGTCAGCTGGTTTGATTTCTGATGAAACATACAAGCTATTGAATGTACTTTGTGATTTTGAGTCATTTATTCACTTCTCAAGTGCTTGTAATGAGATGATGGACGTTGCAAGTGAAGAAATGGGAAATATTGACCCATACAGCATCTTCACTCCCTCCTGCTCTGCGAATGCTAGTCAGACGAAGTGGCTGCTGAAAAGAAGGCAT ATGGTTAGCCAGCTCAGTGAGAAGTACGATCCTTGCACTGAGAAGCACTCAGAAGTATACTTCAATCTACCTGAGGTTCAAAAGTCACTTCATGTTTTACCCGAAGCTGCACCATCTAAATGGGAGACGTGCAG TGATATCGTAAATACCAACTGGAAGGATTCTCCAATAACTATGCTGGATGTTTACCGTGAGCTTATACGTGAAGGACTTCGCATATGGATATTCAG TGGTGACACAGATGCTGTAATCCCAATTACATCCACCCGCTACAGTATAGATGCTCTCAAGCTTGCAACTGTGAAACCATGGCATGCGTGGTATGATGATGGCCAG GTAGGAGGATGGACCCAAGAGTATGAAGGACTGAAGTTTGTATCAGTGAGGGGAGCTGGACATGAAGTCCCTTTGCATAGACCCAAACAAGCTCTCGCCCTCTTCAAAGCTTTCTTATCAGGAACCTCCATGCCTGCGCCTGCCTCTGCCTCTGCCCCTGCCCATGCCCATGCTTCTCAGCTACTCATCTCCGACTCCTGA